The DNA sequence AAGGCGCAGAGGTTGTTACCGTCTGTGCCCGTATCGAAGAAGAAGTGGCTGAATTGGATGATGAAGAAAAAGCTGAATTCCTATCGGAGTTGGGCATCGAACAATCCGGGCTTGATCAGCTGATCCAAAAAGCTTACACGCTGCTTGGGCTGGGAACTTACTTCACAGCAGGCGAAAAAGAAGTCCGTGCCTGGACATTCAGATTAGGGATGAAAGCACCGCAGACAGCCGGTATCATCCATTCCGACTTCGAACGCGGCTTCATCCGTGCCGAAACAGTTTCCTACGCTGACCTGTTGGCTTACGGCAGCATGCAAGCAGCCAAAGAAGCAGGCAAAGTCAGACTTGAAGGAAAAGACTACGTAGTCCAAGACGGCGACGTAATGGAATTCAGATTCAACGTATAACAGGATGTGATGATTCGCGTTTAGATACCCGGACGTTGGAGCACCCAGCGAAGTGAACCTCTTTTGTTCACTTCGCTGGGTGTGAAACGGGAGCGGTATCTGCGAATCAGAACTCAACTAAAGGATACGATGAAATGCGGGAGGGGATGAGCACTAAGAGGACATTACGAGAACGGCCGCAGTTTGGCCGTGACGTAATGTCAGCTTAGGCACTCAAACGTCACAGTGCGACGTTTGAGGTCTTTAGCTTTACTGGTACCTAAAACTAGTGAAGCACAATCTATATGCATTTCAGAGTTCAACTATAAGGATTCACAACACGTTTGACAAGGATACCGCATGTAATCAAGGGAGGATTTACCATTGGAAGAAACGAAGAGCGTTGCACAAATGAAGGTCGAAAACAAAGCCTTATGGCAGAGTTTGACAAAAAGAAATGAACAGTACATGCTGGGGCTGGACAGAACCTTGAGAGCTGCAAACCTGGAAGATGGACGCAGGGAGGAAATCTACAACAAAATGATGCGGGAATTGTTGGACGCCCAAAAAACCGGTAAAACTGCCCGCCAATTATACGGCACAGTGTCTGAGTGCGCATCAAACATCCTGGTCAATCCGACAGACAATGAAGTGAAAGTGCGTTCGACTGATTGGTTGATCGCTTTGGATGGCGGCTTATTGCTGGGGTCTCTTTTCGCGATGATTTCAGGCGTATCCTTGCTGACCAACAGTGGAGAAGACGTAATCGGAATGGGTCTGATCAGTTTGATCCTGAACTTTATCGTAGGCGGCATCGCCATGCTCATCATCTCCAAATACACACCAAATCCGGATGCACCAAAAGGTGAAAAAGGCTTCGGGAAATACATCTTTGCGACGACGGCCGCTATGCTGCTTTGGATGCTCATCATGACTGTTTCCATGATGCTTATTCCAGCCAGCATCAATATCGCTTTGCCTGCATGGGTGTACCTTGGAATCGCGGGTGTAGGTTTTGCTGCGAAAGTATACATGAAGAAAAAATATCATATCGTGGGCGGCATTTTGTAGGCCGTCAATTGGTTGGAGGCCGAGATGCAAATAAAACTTGTATCTCGGCTATTTTCGTATATTGACAGAAAAAAACTGTATATGAATCCCTGGATGCAAACGCAAGTGCTAATTCCGAATATTTCGGGGATTACATTTCGAAAGCATTCGATAAAAACGCTTGTATATGAGAATTGTATGATAAAGGGAGCTTTGCGCTTGACGTAGGTTGTTGGTGGTGGTATTTTAGATGATAAAAAATCAGCACAAATAAAAAGGAGTGTTCATCGAAAATGTCAAATTGGGAAACAAAATTCGCTAAAGAAGGTTTTACTTTTGATGATGTATTATTAGTCCCG is a window from the Trichococcus shcherbakoviae genome containing:
- a CDS encoding DUF1129 domain-containing protein yields the protein MEETKSVAQMKVENKALWQSLTKRNEQYMLGLDRTLRAANLEDGRREEIYNKMMRELLDAQKTGKTARQLYGTVSECASNILVNPTDNEVKVRSTDWLIALDGGLLLGSLFAMISGVSLLTNSGEDVIGMGLISLILNFIVGGIAMLIISKYTPNPDAPKGEKGFGKYIFATTAAMLLWMLIMTVSMMLIPASINIALPAWVYLGIAGVGFAAKVYMKKKYHIVGGIL